A single genomic interval of Pirellulales bacterium harbors:
- a CDS encoding ROK family protein: protein MSNARPLLPITEARPPYYFGVDLGGTNIKIGLVDDLGRTVAWRSIPTDSPRGPDDGARRMADTMRELADGVGLAIVDIAQVGLGSPGTMDVPAGMLLEPHNLPGWFNFPIRDRLSHHCGRPVTFVNDANAAAYGEYWVGSGRELSSMVLFTLGTGVGCGVIIGDLLIEGENSHGAECGHIIIDYRDDARMCGCGQRGHLEAYASATGVIRRTEEALLAGRATSLQQRIDAGEAVTPKLLAEEAEAGDDLSLELILETARYVGIGAVTLMHTIDPSGVVLGGAMTFGGHAAPLGRRFLEHVRQEVRRRAFPVLAERVTIDYASLGGDAGYLGAAGVARLAHQKQNPA from the coding sequence ATGTCGAACGCTCGCCCCCTGCTTCCGATCACCGAGGCCCGTCCCCCTTATTACTTCGGCGTGGACCTGGGCGGAACAAACATCAAGATCGGATTAGTCGACGATTTGGGACGGACCGTGGCCTGGCGGTCGATTCCGACCGATAGCCCCCGCGGCCCCGACGACGGCGCTCGCCGTATGGCCGACACGATGCGCGAGCTTGCCGACGGTGTCGGACTGGCGATCGTGGACATCGCCCAGGTAGGGCTCGGTTCGCCGGGCACGATGGACGTGCCGGCCGGCATGCTGCTCGAGCCCCACAATCTGCCGGGTTGGTTCAACTTTCCGATCCGCGACCGGCTGAGCCATCACTGCGGGCGGCCCGTCACCTTTGTGAACGATGCCAACGCCGCCGCGTATGGAGAGTATTGGGTCGGGAGCGGGCGCGAATTGTCGAGCATGGTACTCTTCACGCTGGGCACCGGCGTCGGCTGCGGCGTGATCATCGGCGACCTGCTGATCGAAGGCGAGAACAGCCACGGCGCCGAGTGCGGGCATATCATTATCGACTATCGCGACGACGCGCGCATGTGCGGTTGCGGTCAGCGCGGACATCTCGAGGCCTACGCCAGCGCCACGGGGGTGATTCGTCGCACGGAAGAAGCGTTGCTCGCCGGGCGGGCCACCAGCCTGCAGCAGCGCATCGACGCGGGCGAAGCCGTCACGCCGAAGTTGCTGGCCGAGGAGGCCGAAGCCGGCGATGACCTCTCGCTCGAGTTGATTCTCGAAACGGCACGCTACGTCGGCATTGGCGCCGTCACGCTCATGCACACGATTGATCCCTCGGGCGTCGTGCTGGGGGGGGCCATGACCTTTGGCGGACATGCCGCGCCCCTGGGGCGACGCTTCCTCGAACACGTGCGGCAGGAGGTGCGCCGCAGGGCGTTCCCCGTGCTGGCCGAACGTGTCACGATCGACTATGCCAGCCTCGGCGGCGATGCCGGTTACCTCGGCGCCGCCGGCGTGGCACGCCTCGCGCATCAGAAACAAAACCCCGCGTAG